One window of Microcoleus vaginatus PCC 9802 genomic DNA carries:
- a CDS encoding restriction endonuclease: MKRESPQIIELTEYQSATFDRNSIPELVGEKIYQNYAKEIEIEFPNPKTKYKWQLKSKGRVGNIPITPEFHIAIRPKVPINNLFGMLDYAYNLKIKFPQGSIQCQSLQESYEKLANILAQKILERCRKGLYRDYLSKTERLAYIRGRVDLRSALQKPWDVKLKCHYNEQTGDIEDNQILAWTLFIIGRSGLCRESVSSTVRKAFHALQGFVTLKPFKSEACIDRNYHRLNQDYQLLHALCRFFLDNTGPSHETGDREMLPFLIDMANLYEQFVAEWLKANTPKRFFVKQQHRVTHDQNYFDRIDLLLGDSETKKVQYVLDTKYKAPDKVANNDIHQIVAYANALKCQNAILVYPQNLKQPLDIKNDDIRVRSLTFSLDSDLNEAGKTFLKSLLANTLPYW; encoded by the coding sequence ATGAAACGAGAATCACCCCAAATCATCGAACTCACAGAATATCAATCAGCAACCTTTGATCGAAATTCAATCCCCGAATTAGTAGGAGAGAAAATATACCAGAATTATGCCAAGGAAATAGAGATAGAATTTCCCAACCCTAAAACTAAATATAAATGGCAATTAAAATCTAAAGGCAGAGTTGGCAACATTCCCATCACTCCAGAATTTCACATCGCCATCCGCCCAAAGGTTCCCATAAACAACCTCTTCGGAATGCTTGACTATGCCTACAACCTTAAGATAAAATTTCCCCAAGGCTCGATTCAGTGCCAATCTTTACAAGAAAGTTACGAGAAATTAGCTAACATTCTTGCCCAAAAAATTCTAGAACGCTGTCGCAAAGGATTATATCGCGATTACTTATCCAAAACAGAAAGACTCGCCTACATTCGCGGTCGCGTCGATTTGCGGTCAGCCCTGCAAAAACCTTGGGATGTTAAACTAAAATGCCACTATAACGAACAAACAGGCGACATCGAAGACAATCAAATACTCGCTTGGACACTCTTCATCATTGGTCGCAGCGGTTTGTGCCGTGAATCTGTTTCATCTACTGTGCGAAAAGCCTTTCACGCACTCCAAGGATTTGTTACATTAAAACCTTTTAAATCAGAAGCTTGTATTGATAGAAATTATCACCGTTTGAATCAAGATTATCAACTTTTACACGCCTTATGTCGATTCTTTTTAGATAATACAGGGCCGAGTCACGAAACAGGCGATCGCGAAATGCTCCCTTTTCTCATAGACATGGCTAATTTATATGAACAATTTGTCGCTGAATGGCTCAAAGCAAATACACCAAAACGCTTTTTTGTCAAACAACAACACCGAGTCACCCATGACCAGAACTATTTCGATCGGATTGACTTACTCCTAGGCGATAGTGAAACAAAAAAAGTCCAATACGTCCTCGATACAAAATACAAAGCTCCCGATAAAGTAGCCAATAATGACATTCATCAAATAGTTGCTTACGCAAATGCGTTAAAGTGCCAAAATGCAATTCTCGTCTACCCGCAAAACCTCAAACAGCCACTAGATATAAAAAATGACGATATCCGAGTTCGCAGTCTAACTTTTTCCCTAGATAGCGACCTCAATGAAGCCGGAAAAACCTTCTTAAAATCTCTACTTGCAAACACCCTCCCCTATTGGTGA
- a CDS encoding amino acid adenylation domain-containing protein has translation MMNSQDFLTSGDGYLPNKETHALKTTHDVCFDVPLYTHDISSVEDSQVDLTRSDYVSIHQWFEAQVKQTPDAIALSFQGQELTYDALNQRANQLAHYLQALGVQPDELIAISMNRCMEMVICFLGVLKAGAAYVPIDPTYPHERRAYQLQDAAVRFILIQQHLVEFLPEHNARVICPDTDWHEMALYSTENLSLLTTPEHLAYVIYTSGSTGYPKGVMIAHRGMVHHSKAIAQAFNLGLGDRVLQFSSMSFDTIIGEVFPSLVSGATIVLRTEDCISSTRQFLEFIEQERITILHLPTAFWHGLVSGLSLLRVPMSPDVRLVIVGGEKASRALYGEWRQLVGQYPRWLNAYGPTETTVTATIFDPIAEDYDLSSEADIPIGRPLPNSQIYILDENLNLVPDGDIGELYIGGPGLARGYLNLAERTASNFVANPFSDRPGDKLYRTGDTARYLPNGTLEFIGRLDFQVKIRGFRIELLEIETYLEQYPSVQQGIVLAREDVPGEKRLVAYIIPKHGQPIQVSALRSFLQTKLPPYMIPPAVVVMESFPMTPNGKVDRRAFPEPQVVDLVQYGEVVLPADVLETQLLHIWEQVLNIKPIGTADNFMDLGGTSLLAARLADKIDQKFQQSWPLSIIFQAPTIKQLADILRQGNIPNQSLSLVEIQPKGSVPPLFLFEGVSIYHPLIPYLGVDRPIYALITLVKDRMNGPLNQVEAIADYYINELVKVQPEGPYYLCGLSFGGIVAFEVAQKLAAKGQEIGLLVMFDPILPSACKPLPIQQRLRFHTQKIAKQGIGYIVRSVVYKIMTLTDPMTMLARKTIGRYLKPKEPTESMSYTTDYWMTDKIIQQAERAYVPKPYAGKVVMFRALDSEDGKSVSLDPDLGWKPYLKDNLTIYDVPGDHVGILQEPNVGAIGNRMKLLLEEVMVQQ, from the coding sequence ATGATGAACTCTCAAGATTTTTTGACGAGTGGTGATGGGTACTTACCCAACAAGGAAACTCATGCGCTAAAAACTACCCACGATGTCTGTTTTGATGTTCCATTATATACTCACGATATTTCCTCTGTCGAGGACTCTCAAGTCGATCTAACTCGATCTGACTATGTGAGTATCCATCAATGGTTTGAAGCACAGGTTAAGCAGACTCCTGATGCGATCGCCCTGTCATTTCAAGGGCAAGAATTAACCTATGATGCCTTAAATCAACGCGCAAACCAGCTCGCCCATTACCTTCAAGCACTAGGAGTGCAACCGGATGAACTGATTGCTATCTCTATGAATCGCTGCATGGAAATGGTGATTTGCTTTTTGGGGGTGCTCAAGGCTGGGGCGGCCTATGTGCCGATCGACCCAACCTATCCCCACGAACGTCGAGCGTACCAGTTACAAGACGCCGCTGTGCGATTCATTTTGATTCAACAGCATCTGGTTGAATTTTTGCCAGAACACAATGCTCGCGTGATTTGTCCAGATACAGACTGGCACGAGATGGCGCTATACAGCACTGAAAATTTGTCTCTGCTGACAACGCCCGAGCATTTGGCTTACGTTATTTACACCTCTGGTTCGACGGGATATCCCAAGGGTGTAATGATTGCTCACCGGGGCATGGTTCACCACAGCAAGGCGATCGCACAGGCATTTAATCTTGGATTGGGCGATCGGGTACTTCAATTCTCTAGCATGAGCTTTGACACCATCATTGGGGAAGTTTTTCCATCCTTGGTAAGTGGTGCAACAATCGTGCTGCGAACGGAAGACTGTATTAGCTCTACCCGCCAATTCCTCGAATTTATTGAGCAAGAACGCATTACTATTCTGCACTTGCCAACTGCTTTTTGGCATGGCCTCGTCAGCGGACTCTCATTGCTACGCGTTCCCATGTCGCCAGATGTGAGATTGGTGATTGTGGGCGGAGAAAAAGCCTCTCGGGCTCTGTATGGTGAATGGCGACAATTGGTTGGGCAATATCCTCGTTGGCTCAATGCCTATGGGCCAACTGAAACTACGGTGACGGCCACCATTTTTGACCCGATCGCTGAAGATTACGATCTCAGTAGTGAAGCAGACATTCCGATTGGTCGTCCTCTTCCCAACAGCCAAATTTACATTCTGGATGAAAACCTAAATCTTGTGCCAGATGGCGATATTGGAGAACTGTATATTGGCGGCCCAGGGCTTGCGAGGGGATATCTCAATTTGGCAGAACGCACTGCAAGTAATTTTGTTGCTAATCCATTTAGCGATCGACCTGGAGACAAACTTTACAGAACAGGGGATACTGCCCGCTATTTACCCAATGGAACGTTGGAGTTTATTGGTCGCCTCGATTTTCAAGTAAAAATTCGAGGTTTTCGGATTGAGTTACTAGAGATTGAAACCTATTTGGAACAGTACCCATCTGTGCAACAAGGTATAGTTTTGGCACGGGAAGATGTACCCGGTGAAAAGCGCTTAGTGGCATATATCATTCCGAAGCACGGACAACCAATTCAGGTGTCTGCATTGCGTAGTTTTCTACAAACAAAGCTACCGCCATACATGATTCCGCCAGCGGTTGTAGTGATGGAGAGCTTCCCCATGACCCCCAATGGTAAAGTCGATCGTCGTGCATTTCCAGAACCGCAGGTTGTCGATCTGGTTCAGTACGGTGAAGTTGTGTTGCCTGCTGATGTACTAGAAACTCAACTTCTCCATATTTGGGAGCAGGTACTCAATATTAAGCCGATCGGTACTGCGGATAATTTCATGGATTTAGGCGGTACATCCCTGCTAGCAGCTCGCTTAGCTGACAAAATTGACCAAAAGTTCCAGCAGAGTTGGCCACTATCGATTATCTTCCAAGCCCCAACCATCAAACAATTAGCCGACATTCTACGTCAAGGGAATATCCCCAACCAAAGCCTTTCCTTAGTTGAGATTCAACCGAAGGGTTCTGTGCCACCACTATTTCTGTTTGAAGGAGTGTCTATTTATCATCCGTTAATTCCATATTTGGGGGTAGATCGGCCGATATATGCCTTAATTACTCTTGTTAAAGATCGCATGAATGGACCACTCAATCAGGTTGAGGCGATCGCAGACTATTACATCAATGAACTCGTGAAGGTGCAACCAGAAGGCCCCTATTATTTGTGTGGTTTGTCATTTGGAGGTATTGTTGCTTTTGAGGTAGCTCAAAAATTGGCAGCTAAAGGACAGGAAATAGGGTTATTGGTGATGTTTGATCCCATATTGCCCTCTGCCTGCAAGCCCCTACCCATTCAGCAGCGGCTGCGCTTCCATACCCAAAAAATTGCTAAGCAGGGTATAGGTTACATCGTCCGTAGTGTCGTCTATAAAATAATGACACTTACAGACCCAATGACAATGCTGGCCCGCAAGACGATCGGGCGATACCTTAAGCCGAAAGAACCTACAGAGTCAATGTCTTACACCACAGACTATTGGATGACAGACAAGATAATTCAGCAAGCAGAACGAGCTTACGTGCCAAAACCCTATGCTGGCAAAGTAGTTATGTTTAGAGCGCTGGATTCTGAAGATGGCAAAAGTGTCAGTCTCGATCCGGATCTAGGCTGGAAACCTTATCTCAAAGACAATCTGACCATTTACGATGTACCTGGAGACCATGTAGGTATTTTACAGGAACCCAATGTCGGGGCGATCGGCAACCGAATGAAGCTATTGCTGGAAGAGGTAATGGTGCAGCAGTAA
- a CDS encoding phosphoribulokinase, with product MTSKPDRVVLIGVAGDSGCGKSTFLRRLTDLFGEDFVTVICLDDYHSLDRKQRKETGITALDPRANNFDLMAEQMKALKEGNAIDKPIYNHETGMIDPPERVEPNHVIVIEGLHPLYDERVRSLIDFSVYLDISDEVKIAWKIQRDMAERGHRYEDVLFAINARKPDFTAYIDPQKQYADVVIQVLPTNLIKDDKERKVLRVQMIQREGIANFEPAYLFDEGSTINWVPCGRKLTCSYPGIKMYYGPDAFYGHEVSILEVDGQFENLEEVIYIESHLSKTSAKYEGELTHLLLQHREYPGSNNGTGLFQVLVGLKMRATYEKLTAKEAKVAVSV from the coding sequence ATGACCAGTAAGCCGGATCGCGTGGTTTTAATTGGCGTTGCCGGAGATTCCGGATGCGGAAAATCTACTTTTTTACGCCGATTGACAGATTTGTTCGGGGAAGATTTCGTGACTGTAATCTGCCTCGACGACTATCACAGTCTCGATCGCAAGCAGCGCAAGGAAACAGGGATTACAGCCCTTGACCCCAGAGCCAACAATTTTGACCTGATGGCCGAGCAAATGAAGGCTCTCAAAGAAGGTAATGCGATCGACAAGCCGATTTACAACCACGAAACCGGTATGATCGACCCGCCCGAAAGGGTAGAGCCGAATCACGTGATTGTGATTGAAGGGCTGCATCCGCTGTACGACGAGCGAGTTCGATCGCTCATCGACTTCAGCGTCTACCTCGACATCAGCGACGAGGTAAAAATTGCTTGGAAAATCCAGCGCGACATGGCGGAACGGGGCCACCGTTACGAAGACGTGCTGTTTGCCATCAATGCTCGCAAACCGGATTTTACCGCCTACATCGACCCGCAAAAGCAATATGCTGATGTGGTAATTCAAGTGTTGCCCACCAACTTGATCAAAGATGACAAAGAGCGGAAGGTTCTGCGCGTGCAGATGATCCAGCGCGAAGGTATCGCCAATTTTGAGCCTGCGTATTTGTTTGACGAAGGTTCAACAATTAACTGGGTTCCTTGCGGCCGCAAGCTGACTTGTTCCTATCCCGGAATTAAGATGTACTACGGGCCTGATGCTTTCTACGGTCACGAAGTCTCGATTTTGGAAGTAGATGGTCAATTCGAGAATCTCGAAGAAGTTATTTACATCGAAAGCCATTTGAGCAAGACTTCTGCGAAGTATGAAGGCGAGTTAACTCACCTGTTGCTTCAGCACCGCGAATATCCTGGTTCCAACAATGGAACTGGTTTGTTCCAAGTGTTAGTCGGATTGAAGATGCGGGCGACTTACGAGAAGTTGACTGCAAAAGAAGCGAAAGTGGCTGTTAGTGTTTAG
- a CDS encoding ferredoxin-NADP reductase, with protein MYSPSLSGGAANSESGSRIFVYEVEGMRQSQATDQISNPIRRSGSVFISVPYERMNQEMRRIARMGGRIVSIRPSNSAPETNGKVAPEAGLQSQKSGEETKPMTQAKEKVQVPVNLYKPANPYIGKCISTEELVREGGEGTVRHVTFDLSGGNLHYLEGQSIGIIPDGTDKNGKPHKIRLYSIASTRHGDHLDDKTISLCVRRLEYKSPETGEQVFGVCSTFLTGLQPGDDVKITGPVGKEMLLPDDEEATIIMMATGTGIAPFRAYLWRMFKENNPDYKFKGLAWLFLGVAYTPNILYKEELEQLQREFPDNFRLTYAISREQKNADGGKMYIQNRIQENADQLWELVQKPNTHTYICGLKGMEGGIDEGMSAASSKYGVEWAAYQKQLKKEHRWHVETY; from the coding sequence ATGTACAGCCCAAGCTTATCTGGTGGAGCGGCAAACTCAGAATCAGGCAGCCGCATCTTTGTTTACGAAGTGGAGGGTATGCGTCAGAGCCAAGCAACTGACCAAATAAGTAACCCGATTCGCCGTAGTGGCAGCGTATTTATCTCCGTGCCCTACGAGCGCATGAATCAGGAAATGCGTAGGATTGCTCGCATGGGTGGAAGAATTGTCAGCATCCGCCCCTCAAACAGCGCTCCCGAAACAAATGGCAAAGTCGCACCAGAAGCAGGGCTACAGAGTCAGAAATCTGGAGAAGAAACTAAGCCCATGACTCAAGCCAAGGAAAAAGTTCAGGTTCCTGTTAACCTCTACAAGCCGGCCAATCCCTATATTGGTAAGTGCATTTCTACAGAAGAATTAGTCAGAGAAGGCGGCGAAGGCACAGTCCGCCACGTCACCTTTGACCTTTCTGGAGGCAATTTGCACTATCTCGAAGGTCAAAGTATCGGGATTATTCCCGATGGCACAGATAAAAACGGCAAACCTCACAAAATTCGGCTGTACTCGATCGCCTCCACCCGTCACGGCGACCACCTCGACGACAAAACAATCTCCCTGTGCGTCCGTCGGCTGGAGTACAAAAGCCCAGAAACTGGCGAACAAGTGTTCGGTGTTTGTTCGACTTTTCTCACCGGTTTGCAACCTGGGGATGATGTCAAAATCACCGGCCCCGTAGGCAAGGAAATGCTGTTGCCCGACGACGAAGAAGCCACCATTATTATGATGGCTACCGGTACGGGTATTGCTCCTTTCCGCGCTTACTTGTGGCGGATGTTTAAAGAAAACAATCCGGATTACAAGTTCAAAGGTCTAGCTTGGCTCTTCTTGGGAGTTGCTTACACTCCCAACATTCTCTATAAGGAAGAGTTGGAGCAATTGCAGCGCGAGTTCCCCGATAATTTCCGCTTGACTTATGCCATCAGCCGCGAGCAAAAGAATGCTGACGGCGGCAAGATGTACATTCAAAACCGGATTCAAGAGAACGCAGACCAATTGTGGGAATTAGTTCAAAAGCCGAATACTCACACTTATATCTGCGGTTTGAAGGGTATGGAAGGCGGAATTGATGAAGGAATGTCGGCAGCGTCTAGCAAGTACGGTGTTGAATGGGCTGCCTATCAGAAACAGTTGAAAAAAGAACACCGTTGGCACGTTGAAACTTATTAA
- a CDS encoding homoserine dehydrogenase: MAFKIGLLGLGTVGAGTAEILLSPDGRHPLLQELEIYRVGVRDISRTRSLQLPENVLTTDLEAIATDPEIDIVVELIGGLEPARSLILQAIASGKHVVTANKAVIARYGNEIFEAANKKGVYVMLEAAVGGGIPVIQSLKQSLGANRIQTVTGIVNGTTNYILTRMQTEGADFAEVLADAQQLGYAEADPTADVDGLDAADKIAILASLAFGGRIKLADVHCEGIRKVSAADIDYADKLGFVIKLLAIAQETSGYNGKQAEGESELLSIRVHPTFVPKTHPLASVNGVYNAILVEGEPIGQLMLYGRGAGAGPTASAVVSDIINVAAILKSQAVPTPHPLLSCSHQHYCKIAPMQELVTRFYARFLTRDTPGVIGKLGTCFGNHKVSLESVVQTGIHGDLAEIVVVTHDVREGNFQQALDEIRALEAVDSVASTLRVL; encoded by the coding sequence GTGGCTTTCAAAATTGGTTTGTTAGGTTTGGGTACAGTTGGCGCGGGAACAGCAGAGATTTTGCTCTCCCCAGATGGTCGCCATCCGCTGTTGCAGGAATTGGAAATCTATCGGGTGGGAGTGCGCGATATTTCTCGAACTCGGTCTTTACAATTGCCAGAAAATGTGCTGACAACTGACCTAGAAGCGATCGCAACTGACCCGGAAATTGATATTGTAGTAGAATTGATTGGCGGATTGGAACCGGCGCGATCGCTCATTCTGCAAGCTATTGCCAGCGGCAAGCACGTCGTCACTGCCAACAAAGCAGTTATCGCCCGCTACGGGAATGAAATCTTCGAGGCCGCCAACAAAAAAGGCGTTTACGTAATGCTAGAAGCTGCTGTCGGCGGCGGCATTCCGGTCATTCAAAGCCTCAAACAATCTTTAGGTGCAAACCGCATTCAAACTGTCACCGGCATTGTCAACGGCACAACTAATTACATCCTGACGCGGATGCAAACAGAAGGCGCAGACTTTGCCGAAGTGCTCGCCGACGCTCAGCAATTAGGTTATGCTGAAGCTGACCCCACAGCAGATGTAGATGGATTAGATGCTGCCGACAAAATTGCTATTTTAGCCTCGCTAGCTTTTGGCGGACGCATCAAATTAGCAGATGTTCACTGCGAAGGTATCAGAAAAGTTAGTGCGGCTGATATTGACTACGCCGACAAGCTGGGATTTGTGATTAAATTGTTGGCTATTGCTCAAGAAACCTCCGGCTACAATGGCAAGCAAGCGGAGGGAGAAAGCGAACTGCTGTCAATTCGAGTGCATCCTACTTTTGTGCCGAAAACTCATCCGCTGGCGAGTGTCAACGGGGTTTACAATGCAATTTTAGTCGAAGGAGAGCCGATCGGGCAATTGATGCTGTACGGACGCGGCGCCGGTGCGGGCCCCACAGCTAGCGCCGTAGTATCCGACATTATAAATGTGGCGGCCATCCTGAAAAGCCAAGCTGTTCCGACTCCTCATCCTTTGCTGAGTTGCAGTCACCAACACTACTGCAAAATTGCTCCGATGCAGGAACTTGTTACTCGCTTTTATGCCCGTTTTCTGACGCGCGATACTCCGGGGGTAATTGGCAAACTCGGCACTTGTTTTGGCAATCACAAAGTTAGTTTGGAATCAGTTGTCCAGACGGGAATTCACGGCGACTTAGCAGAAATTGTCGTCGTGACTCACGATGTTAGGGAAGGTAATTTTCAACAAGCACTCGATGAAATTCGCGCGCTGGAAGCAGTCGATAGTGTTGCTAGCACGTTGCGAGTTTTGTAA
- a CDS encoding PhzF family phenazine biosynthesis protein — MNFYIVDVFAESKYAGNQLAVFCGAGVAELSEAQMLLIAREINYSETTFIRSPDPQDGGYDVRIFTPKKELPFAGHPTLGTAFVLQQEIIREKVDRVILNLAVGQIPVTFNYHNESADILWMRQNPPSFGQVLSTGTLANVLNLEPDEIDANFPIQEVSTGVPFIIVPLKTLASLKKAQVNLDKYFELVNTMEAKEILIFCPETYSDLNDLSVRVFAHSLGIPEDPATGSANGCLAGYLVEYAYYGEAKIDVRVEQGYEIDRPSLLLLQAAQNEGKIEVLVGGKVVMVAKGEFV; from the coding sequence GTGAATTTTTATATAGTTGATGTGTTTGCCGAGTCAAAATATGCTGGCAATCAACTAGCTGTATTTTGCGGTGCGGGAGTTGCCGAACTATCTGAGGCCCAAATGCTGCTGATAGCGAGGGAAATCAATTATTCAGAAACTACGTTTATTCGATCGCCCGATCCGCAAGATGGCGGCTATGACGTGCGGATATTCACGCCCAAGAAGGAATTGCCCTTTGCCGGTCATCCGACTTTGGGCACTGCGTTTGTGTTGCAACAAGAGATTATTCGCGAAAAGGTCGATCGAGTAATTCTCAATCTAGCCGTCGGTCAAATTCCGGTTACTTTTAATTATCACAATGAATCGGCAGATATTTTGTGGATGCGACAAAACCCGCCTAGTTTTGGTCAAGTTTTATCAACCGGAACTCTGGCAAATGTCTTGAATTTAGAACCCGATGAAATTGATGCCAACTTCCCCATTCAAGAAGTTTCGACCGGAGTGCCGTTTATAATTGTCCCATTAAAAACTCTCGCCTCGCTCAAAAAAGCTCAAGTCAACTTAGATAAATATTTTGAGCTAGTTAATACAATGGAAGCGAAAGAAATTTTGATATTTTGCCCAGAAACTTACAGCGACCTTAATGATTTAAGCGTGCGAGTTTTTGCCCATTCATTAGGAATTCCTGAAGATCCGGCGACTGGCAGTGCTAACGGCTGTTTGGCTGGATATTTGGTAGAATATGCTTATTATGGGGAAGCAAAGATTGATGTCAGAGTTGAGCAGGGTTATGAAATCGATCGACCTTCTTTGTTGTTGTTACAAGCAGCCCAAAATGAAGGGAAAATAGAAGTTTTGGTTGGTGGTAAGGTGGTGATGGTTGCTAAGGGAGAATTTGTGTAG
- the trpE gene encoding anthranilate synthase component I, with translation MIFPDFSQFSELAKQGNFVPVYQEWVADLDTPVSAWYRVCAGQPYSFLLESVEGGEKLGRYSFLGCDPLWILEARGSRTTQVYRDGSEKVFTGDPFVALTECLESYQPVKLPQLPPGIGGLFGFWGYELIKWIEPRVPVHPASENDLPDGLWMQVDNLLIFDQVKRKIWAVAYADLRDVGVDLADAYQQACDRVGKLVQKLQSPLSRQSTLIEWTPPNNGQDARSTTGNTELAYTSNITREKYCANVLKAKDYIKAGDIFQVVISQRLEAEYSGDSFALYRSLRLINPSPYMAYFHFGDWQIIGSSPEIMVKAENTADGKKIATLRPIAGTRRRGKTPQEDDALAAELLQDPKEIAEHVMLVDLGRNDLGRVCRNGTVKVDELMEIERYSHVMHIVSNVVGELAEDKTAWDLLKAGFPAGTVSGAPKIRAMEIVHELEGCRRGPYSGVYGYYDFEGQLNSAIAIRTMVVRSQGGDKHSVSVQAGAGLVADSNPDMEYEETLNKARGMLEAIRCLK, from the coding sequence ATGATATTTCCCGATTTCTCACAATTTTCGGAACTGGCGAAACAAGGCAATTTTGTACCCGTGTATCAAGAATGGGTTGCTGATTTGGATACGCCGGTGTCTGCGTGGTATCGGGTTTGTGCCGGTCAACCTTACAGTTTTCTCCTGGAGTCCGTGGAAGGTGGGGAAAAACTTGGGCGTTATAGTTTCTTAGGGTGCGATCCGTTGTGGATTTTGGAGGCAAGGGGATCTCGCACAACTCAAGTTTACCGTGACGGTTCCGAAAAAGTATTTACGGGCGATCCGTTTGTAGCTTTAACTGAATGTTTGGAGTCTTATCAACCGGTGAAATTGCCGCAGTTGCCGCCGGGAATTGGCGGGTTATTTGGTTTTTGGGGTTACGAGTTAATTAAGTGGATAGAACCGCGAGTTCCCGTGCATCCAGCAAGCGAGAATGATTTGCCGGATGGATTGTGGATGCAGGTGGATAATTTGCTGATTTTCGACCAGGTGAAGCGGAAAATTTGGGCGGTCGCCTATGCGGATTTGCGGGATGTTGGCGTTGATTTGGCCGATGCTTATCAGCAAGCGTGCGATCGGGTTGGTAAGTTAGTTCAGAAGCTGCAATCGCCGCTTTCCCGGCAATCTACTCTCATAGAATGGACACCTCCCAATAACGGGCAAGATGCCCGTTCCACAACCGGAAATACAGAATTGGCTTACACGAGCAATATTACCCGTGAAAAGTATTGTGCCAATGTCTTAAAGGCTAAGGATTATATCAAAGCGGGAGATATTTTTCAAGTAGTTATTTCGCAGCGCCTAGAGGCTGAATACAGTGGCGATTCTTTTGCACTTTACCGATCTTTGCGTCTCATAAATCCTTCTCCGTACATGGCTTATTTTCATTTCGGAGATTGGCAGATTATCGGTTCGAGTCCCGAGATTATGGTGAAGGCGGAAAACACTGCTGATGGCAAGAAGATTGCAACTTTGCGACCGATTGCGGGCACTCGCCGCCGGGGGAAAACTCCTCAAGAAGATGATGCTTTGGCTGCTGAATTGCTGCAAGATCCGAAGGAAATTGCGGAACACGTCATGTTAGTTGATTTGGGCAGGAACGATTTAGGAAGAGTTTGTCGAAACGGTACTGTAAAAGTTGACGAATTAATGGAAATTGAGCGTTATTCTCACGTCATGCACATTGTGAGCAATGTGGTGGGAGAATTGGCTGAGGATAAGACAGCTTGGGATTTGTTGAAAGCTGGTTTTCCTGCAGGTACGGTTAGCGGTGCTCCGAAGATTCGGGCGATGGAGATTGTGCACGAGTTGGAAGGTTGCCGCCGGGGGCCGTATTCTGGGGTTTACGGGTATTATGATTTTGAGGGGCAATTGAATAGTGCGATCGCAATTCGGACTATGGTTGTTCGTTCTCAAGGAGGGGATAAACATTCGGTTTCTGTGCAAGCAGGTGCTGGTTTGGTGGCCGATTCTAACCCGGATATGGAATATGAGGAAACACTCAATAAAGCCAGGGGAATGTTGGAAGCAATTCGCTGTTTGAAATAG
- a CDS encoding GNAT family N-acetyltransferase encodes MNVAIRRAQPSDIDVCARINYEAFKEISDRHQFPTDFPTLEFSTEIIGLAIESPVFFGIVAEIEGAVVGCGFMDERNPIRGIGPVTVDRTFQGRGTGREIMKALLERGQDARGIRLVQESFNMASLSLYASVGFEVKEPFVLMEGKFHSQPPYGFEVRPLASEDVGECAALCKKLYRCDRTSDIEYALNFFSPWVACKQGRIVAYTCAVSALSHSVAETEADMQALLLGAAASNSEAQVSFHLPMRYASLFRWCLQEGLRALKPMAVMAVGEYQQPHGCYFPSFAY; translated from the coding sequence ATGAATGTCGCAATCAGGCGAGCGCAGCCTTCTGATATCGATGTTTGCGCTCGCATTAATTATGAAGCTTTTAAAGAGATTTCCGATCGGCATCAATTCCCTACAGATTTTCCGACGCTGGAGTTTTCAACTGAAATTATTGGTCTTGCGATCGAAAGTCCGGTATTTTTTGGGATCGTAGCCGAGATCGAGGGTGCGGTTGTCGGCTGCGGGTTTATGGACGAACGCAACCCGATTCGCGGTATCGGGCCTGTCACTGTCGATCGAACTTTTCAAGGCCGCGGCACGGGGCGGGAAATCATGAAAGCTTTGCTGGAACGGGGACAGGACGCTCGGGGCATCCGTTTGGTTCAGGAATCTTTTAATATGGCGTCGCTGTCGCTGTACGCTTCTGTGGGTTTTGAGGTGAAGGAACCTTTCGTTTTAATGGAGGGGAAGTTTCACAGCCAGCCTCCGTATGGGTTTGAGGTGCGGCCGCTGGCTAGTGAGGATGTTGGTGAATGTGCGGCTTTGTGCAAGAAATTATACAGGTGCGATCGAACTAGCGATATTGAGTACGCCCTGAATTTCTTTTCTCCTTGGGTTGCTTGCAAACAAGGTCGGATTGTGGCTTATACTTGTGCGGTGTCGGCTTTGAGCCACAGCGTCGCAGAAACTGAGGCGGATATGCAGGCTTTACTGTTGGGGGCGGCCGCGTCGAACTCCGAAGCACAGGTTTCTTTCCACTTGCCGATGCGTTACGCAAGTTTGTTTCGCTGGTGTTTGCAAGAGGGGCTGCGCGCGCTCAAACCGATGGCGGTGATGGCAGTTGGCGAGTACCAGCAGCCTCATGGCTGTTACTTTCCGTCTTTTGCTTATTGA